The following proteins are co-located in the Planococcus plakortidis genome:
- a CDS encoding SDR family NAD(P)-dependent oxidoreductase, translating to MELAGKVAVVTGGASGIGLAAAKAYLAKGAKVVIADFNEEGGKQAAESLKNDGDILFIKVDVASEDSVKEMIDFAIEQFGTIDLLVSNAGIGALTETHELSYEDYHKVIAVNQDSIFFGAKHAIRHMMNHGGGAIINTSSILGSVGEGAAFAYNASKGAVNLMTKSLALQYAPHGIRVNAVAPGYVESGMVSREALGEEFYGQLVSKHPIGRIGNADEIAHAIIFLSENDFTTGTTILVDGGYTAQ from the coding sequence ATGGAATTGGCAGGTAAAGTGGCAGTGGTGACAGGCGGAGCTTCCGGAATCGGATTGGCGGCAGCAAAAGCATATTTGGCGAAAGGTGCAAAAGTGGTCATTGCCGACTTCAATGAAGAAGGCGGCAAACAGGCGGCAGAGAGCTTGAAGAACGATGGCGACATCCTGTTCATTAAAGTGGATGTGGCAAGTGAGGATTCGGTGAAGGAGATGATCGATTTCGCGATCGAACAATTCGGCACAATCGACCTGCTCGTAAGCAACGCCGGCATCGGCGCGCTGACGGAAACCCATGAGCTGAGCTATGAAGATTACCATAAAGTCATTGCGGTCAATCAGGACAGCATCTTCTTTGGTGCAAAGCACGCCATCCGTCATATGATGAACCATGGAGGTGGCGCCATCATCAATACTTCCTCGATTCTTGGAAGTGTCGGGGAAGGGGCGGCATTTGCCTATAATGCATCCAAAGGCGCGGTCAATCTGATGACGAAATCATTAGCGCTCCAATATGCGCCGCACGGCATCCGCGTCAATGCCGTCGCACCGGGTTATGTCGAATCCGGCATGGTGAGCCGTGAAGCGCTCGGCGAAGAATTCTACGGGCAGCTGGTCAGCAAACACCCAATCGGACGCATTGGAAACGCGGACGAAATTGCCCATGCGATCATTTTCCTTAGTGAAAATGATTTCACCACCGGCACGACGATCCTGGTCGACGGCGGCTATACCGCACAATGA
- a CDS encoding DUF1697 domain-containing protein, which yields MIYAALLRGINVGGNNKINMKELKEVFEQAGLSSVKTYINSGNIVFKDARNKEQVTLVLEEAIFEHFGLHIKVLVYSFDEYSRIAQAVPPEWANDERLKSDVLFLWEQADGEGVLEQLTLKPGIGRVQYVPGAILWSVDRGDVTKSGMAKIVGTKLYKLVTVRNVNTVRKIYKLMKELE from the coding sequence ATGATCTATGCAGCGCTGCTTCGCGGAATCAATGTCGGCGGCAACAATAAAATCAATATGAAAGAACTAAAAGAAGTGTTCGAACAAGCAGGCTTGTCGTCGGTCAAAACGTATATCAACTCAGGGAATATCGTCTTCAAAGACGCCCGTAATAAAGAGCAAGTAACGCTTGTTTTGGAAGAGGCGATTTTTGAACATTTCGGGCTGCACATCAAGGTACTCGTTTATTCATTCGACGAATACAGCCGCATTGCACAAGCGGTCCCGCCAGAATGGGCTAACGACGAACGATTGAAAAGCGATGTGCTGTTTTTATGGGAGCAAGCCGATGGTGAAGGCGTGCTGGAGCAATTGACTTTGAAGCCAGGCATCGGTCGCGTGCAATACGTGCCCGGGGCAATTCTGTGGTCGGTCGATCGAGGGGATGTAACGAAAAGTGGAATGGCGAAAATCGTCGGGACCAAGCTGTATAAGCTGGTCACCGTCCGCAACGTCAACACTGTCCGGAAGATTTATAAGCTAATGAAGGAACTGGAGTGA
- a CDS encoding PH domain-containing protein — MAELNAMMGWTFVQEIDVPKSVKELLIDGEEAKVAYKTLRDTAVVTNKRIIISDKQGLTGKKVEVYTIPFTSVNMYSTENAGTFDANAEIQLWTKAGTFKLNLNKKVDIRKLDRIIAEAIL, encoded by the coding sequence ATGGCAGAACTGAATGCAATGATGGGCTGGACCTTCGTCCAGGAAATCGATGTGCCGAAATCGGTAAAGGAATTGCTGATAGACGGCGAGGAGGCGAAAGTCGCTTACAAAACCTTGCGCGATACCGCTGTCGTGACGAACAAGCGCATCATCATTTCCGACAAGCAAGGCTTGACCGGGAAAAAAGTCGAAGTCTACACCATCCCGTTCACATCGGTCAATATGTACTCGACCGAAAACGCCGGCACTTTCGATGCCAATGCGGAAATCCAGCTGTGGACAAAAGCCGGAACCTTCAAATTGAACTTGAATAAGAAAGTCGATATCCGCAAGCTGGACAGGATCATTGCGGAAGCGATTCTTTAA
- a CDS encoding FusB/FusC family EF-G-binding protein, whose protein sequence is MTQTEQNRAENNISGRRVEAFIRNDQFNFIKNQAKILVNGKASSNDREVVDVLRHLAQEKVSGLFPLITEEQSSLLGQLTDITDQAQTDAYLEKLEAYLVPFKQVSPVGLKKLFPKAKKLKGPKLESLDFKRISYLGWIESSNVMYLVTEQDGQLQGIHGSFTRSSKQGICSICNRHSEVGMFIAKTKGSTQDQFIKRGNYICQNSETCNEHIDTLERLDEFVGRLQK, encoded by the coding sequence ATGACGCAAACAGAACAGAACCGTGCTGAGAACAACATTTCTGGCAGACGGGTGGAAGCATTCATCCGCAATGACCAGTTTAACTTTATCAAAAACCAGGCGAAAATCCTGGTCAATGGCAAGGCGTCGAGCAACGACCGCGAAGTGGTGGATGTCCTGAGGCATTTGGCGCAGGAAAAGGTTTCCGGCTTGTTTCCATTAATTACTGAAGAACAGTCATCGCTGCTTGGGCAATTGACCGATATTACAGATCAAGCGCAAACCGATGCTTATTTGGAGAAGTTGGAAGCTTATCTTGTACCGTTTAAACAAGTGTCGCCTGTGGGATTGAAAAAGCTGTTTCCGAAAGCGAAAAAGTTGAAAGGGCCGAAGCTTGAGTCACTGGACTTTAAGCGTATATCTTATTTGGGCTGGATCGAAAGTTCGAATGTGATGTACTTGGTAACGGAACAAGACGGGCAGTTGCAGGGAATCCATGGCAGCTTCACACGCAGTTCGAAACAAGGCATCTGCTCGATCTGCAACCGCCATAGTGAGGTCGGCATGTTCATCGCGAAGACGAAAGGCTCCACTCAGGATCAGTTCATCAAGCGCGGCAATTATATTTGCCAAAACAGCGAAACCTGCAATGAACACATCGATACCTTGGAGCGTCTGGATGAATTCGTCGGACGGCTGCAAAAATAA
- a CDS encoding MgtC/SapB family protein, whose translation MDFLPDDYLIITLRLMMAALLSRFIGMEREMKKQPAGLRTHLLVGIGACLMMLLSITGFDYFLRNSNGPVQFDPSRIPSYVISGIGFLGAGTIIVHGKSVKGLATAASIWVAAGLGLVVGIGMYYVAVLATFIVLVVLFVLGKLEKKYMASSKQRQIKVIAEDQQETFSKLSHSFKEHRLAIIDFRIENEAAYSGKSE comes from the coding sequence ATGGATTTTTTGCCAGATGATTATCTCATCATCACTTTACGGCTTATGATGGCTGCCTTGTTAAGTAGATTTATCGGAATGGAAAGGGAAATGAAAAAACAGCCTGCAGGACTCCGCACCCATCTATTGGTTGGCATCGGGGCCTGTTTGATGATGCTGCTTTCCATCACCGGTTTTGATTATTTCTTAAGGAATAGCAATGGGCCTGTTCAATTCGATCCTAGCCGTATTCCATCCTATGTTATCAGTGGTATCGGTTTTCTTGGGGCGGGCACGATTATCGTCCATGGCAAATCGGTAAAAGGATTGGCAACGGCTGCTTCGATCTGGGTCGCTGCAGGACTGGGATTGGTGGTAGGTATTGGAATGTATTACGTGGCTGTATTAGCTACATTCATTGTCCTGGTCGTTCTATTCGTATTGGGAAAACTGGAGAAGAAATACATGGCCAGTTCCAAGCAAAGACAGATAAAGGTAATAGCCGAGGACCAACAAGAAACGTTTTCGAAGCTTAGCCATTCTTTTAAAGAGCACCGATTGGCCATTATCGACTTTCGCATCGAGAATGAAGCAGCATATAGCGGCAAAAGTGAATAG
- a CDS encoding LPXTG cell wall anchor domain-containing protein encodes MKKGIAGIFMGSFLVMGASLNVAADEHVDKDCDDFANHEEVMEFWYTNGYSAENDPHDLDRDNDGLACEVSQSEYDDYVASQEAAGSDDEASGDQEEAIEEEEEGAALPDTASNGPLMMLFGAGIAGAGSLLLIRRKNQTAEQQ; translated from the coding sequence ATGAAAAAAGGAATTGCTGGAATTTTTATGGGATCATTTTTAGTGATGGGGGCTTCTCTAAACGTAGCTGCCGATGAACATGTCGATAAAGACTGTGATGATTTTGCGAATCACGAAGAAGTGATGGAATTTTGGTACACAAACGGGTATAGTGCAGAAAACGACCCGCACGACCTCGACCGTGATAATGACGGACTCGCTTGTGAAGTCAGCCAATCAGAATACGATGATTATGTAGCAAGCCAAGAAGCTGCCGGATCTGATGACGAAGCTTCTGGTGATCAGGAAGAAGCTATAGAAGAGGAAGAGGAAGGTGCAGCTTTGCCGGATACTGCTTCGAACGGTCCTCTTATGATGTTGTTCGGCGCTGGAATTGCCGGGGCAGGATCATTGCTCTTAATCCGTAGAAAGAACCAAACAGCCGAGCAGCAATAG
- a CDS encoding NAD-dependent epimerase/dehydratase family protein, whose translation MKILILGGTRFLGRFLTESALKRGHEVTLFNRGKENPELFPEVEKLTGDRGGDLSELEEGEWDAVIDTCGFVPRVVRESAKLLADRAGHYTFISSASVYDELESPGIDEHHPVGQMSLSDAEEMTKGMTNPPVMNTTAN comes from the coding sequence ATGAAAATACTGATTCTCGGCGGCACCCGGTTTTTAGGGCGCTTTCTCACGGAGTCGGCGTTAAAGCGGGGGCATGAAGTGACATTATTTAACCGTGGAAAAGAAAACCCGGAACTTTTTCCAGAAGTAGAGAAATTGACCGGCGACCGTGGAGGCGATTTGTCTGAACTTGAAGAAGGCGAGTGGGACGCGGTCATCGATACATGCGGGTTTGTGCCGCGTGTGGTCCGTGAATCGGCGAAGCTTCTCGCAGATCGCGCTGGGCATTACACCTTTATCTCCAGCGCTTCTGTTTACGATGAATTGGAAAGCCCAGGAATCGACGAGCATCATCCCGTCGGCCAGATGTCTCTGTCGGATGCGGAAGAGATGACGAAAGGGATGACCAATCCGCCGGTAATGAATACTACGGCGAACTGA
- a CDS encoding class D sortase, which produces MKRWLGLVLLFIGLSMVIVNFLEWNTGHTAAQDFTEKEADEVAKVAQTLEKEMIFTPPSIEEPTPVFTSDIQEEAGANIATLLIPKIEQKYSIYWGTDPSTLTQGVGMFVSDLTTVPGGYGHTVLSGHRDTVFTRLGELEKADLLHVQYDDEIFIYEVTDTWITHEDDRTVIVEKEESTLTLTTCYPFDFIGYAPDRYIVQAELVAEQKIKN; this is translated from the coding sequence ATGAAGCGTTGGTTGGGCTTGGTGCTCCTGTTTATTGGTTTAAGTATGGTCATAGTGAATTTCTTGGAATGGAATACCGGCCACACAGCAGCGCAGGACTTCACTGAGAAAGAAGCGGACGAAGTGGCGAAAGTAGCTCAGACACTGGAAAAAGAAATGATCTTTACACCGCCTTCCATTGAAGAGCCGACTCCCGTGTTCACAAGCGATATTCAAGAAGAGGCAGGTGCGAATATCGCTACACTGCTCATCCCCAAGATTGAACAAAAATATTCTATCTATTGGGGAACGGACCCTTCAACCTTGACTCAAGGCGTCGGCATGTTCGTTAGTGATTTAACGACGGTGCCCGGCGGTTATGGACATACCGTTCTAAGCGGCCATCGGGATACGGTCTTTACTAGATTAGGTGAACTTGAAAAGGCCGATTTGCTTCATGTGCAATATGACGATGAAATTTTTATCTACGAGGTCACGGATACGTGGATTACGCACGAAGACGATCGAACAGTCATAGTCGAAAAAGAGGAATCTACTCTCACTTTAACGACTTGCTATCCTTTCGACTTTATCGGTTATGCTCCGGATCGGTATATCGTCCAGGCCGAGCTGGTCGCTGAACAAAAAATTAAGAACTAA
- a CDS encoding NAD-dependent epimerase/dehydratase family protein, which translates to MEQQFPERSLIVRPVLIVGPYDFTGRFSYWVNRVAKGGKVLAPGRKDKRIQFIDVRDLAEWIIRMVEQQNNGVFNAVGPESPLTMEAFLDECKRALKSEAKFVWLDEAFLLENEVGYWMELPLWIPDSEQMEGFLSLNIDKALGKGLTFRPLFETIRDTREWELRQEALERKAGLDDDKEQAVLGKWKARKANA; encoded by the coding sequence GTGGAGCAGCAATTTCCCGAGCGCAGCCTCATCGTACGCCCGGTGCTGATTGTCGGGCCATATGATTTCACAGGACGCTTTAGCTATTGGGTCAATCGCGTGGCGAAGGGCGGTAAAGTTCTAGCGCCCGGCCGTAAAGATAAACGCATCCAATTTATCGACGTCCGGGATTTGGCGGAATGGATCATCCGCATGGTCGAACAACAGAACAATGGCGTTTTCAATGCAGTAGGGCCCGAATCGCCCTTGACGATGGAAGCCTTTTTGGACGAATGCAAAAGAGCATTGAAGAGCGAAGCGAAATTCGTGTGGCTGGATGAAGCGTTCCTCCTTGAAAATGAGGTCGGCTATTGGATGGAGTTGCCTTTATGGATACCGGATAGCGAGCAGATGGAAGGCTTCCTGTCGCTTAATATCGATAAAGCGCTTGGGAAAGGGCTCACGTTCCGCCCGCTTTTTGAAACCATCCGCGATACGCGTGAATGGGAGCTCAGGCAAGAAGCTTTGGAGCGTAAAGCAGGGCTTGATGACGATAAGGAACAAGCGGTGCTGGGAAAATGGAAAGCAAGAAAGGCGAATGCGTAA
- a CDS encoding pyridoxamine 5'-phosphate oxidase family protein, whose product MAQQHTHEEAVETVKDLIKDIKVAMMTTVVDGKPVSRPMQTQETEFDGDLWFVTLKDTDKYDEIASNPTVNLAYAGKSYVSVSGTAEFMEDLERKKKYWNPIFDKMLETSYDDPNVVLIKVTPETAEYWESGNTLKTVKKFAQKLTSKDSVDDNDSELNDTVDFNKPNK is encoded by the coding sequence ATGGCACAACAGCATACACATGAAGAAGCAGTGGAAACAGTCAAAGATCTTATCAAGGATATTAAGGTTGCGATGATGACGACAGTCGTGGACGGCAAGCCCGTGTCGCGGCCGATGCAAACGCAGGAAACCGAATTCGATGGCGATTTGTGGTTCGTTACTTTGAAAGATACGGATAAATACGACGAGATTGCATCGAATCCAACAGTCAATTTGGCGTATGCCGGAAAATCTTACGTCTCCGTCAGCGGGACGGCTGAATTTATGGAAGACCTGGAGCGCAAGAAGAAATATTGGAACCCGATCTTCGATAAAATGCTGGAGACCAGCTACGATGACCCGAATGTCGTGCTGATCAAAGTAACACCGGAAACTGCGGAATATTGGGAGTCAGGCAATACGCTGAAAACCGTGAAGAAGTTTGCGCAAAAACTGACGAGCAAAGATTCCGTAGATGATAATGACAGTGAACTGAACGACACCGTCGATTTCAACAAGCCAAATAAATAA
- a CDS encoding sulfurtransferase — protein sequence MNDIPLIVTTDWLAEHLEDPDLRIVDATVFMKFPEAGGPPDVESGKESFAQGHVPGAVYADLLGELTDSESDLPFTVPPRDAFIDKMTELGIGDGTRTVVYDQNALVGESVAASYWASRLAWQLRYEGFDQIAILEGGLQKWQAEGRDLSTGQTAYPKASFTGERQDAMLATKEDVRKAIDDEDTVLIDSLSPEEFQGSHIPSSHNVFFGVHADEQSKALHDDEKLRAAFEQTGALDPGKKVITYCGGGIAATWNALMLNKLGQPNVAVYDGSMNEWTSDPSCPVVKSETR from the coding sequence ATGAATGATATTCCATTAATCGTGACCACCGACTGGCTGGCAGAACATTTGGAGGACCCGGATTTGCGGATTGTGGACGCAACGGTATTCATGAAGTTCCCTGAAGCCGGCGGGCCGCCGGATGTCGAATCCGGCAAAGAATCTTTTGCGCAAGGCCATGTCCCCGGAGCGGTGTATGCTGATTTGCTCGGTGAATTGACGGACAGCGAATCGGATTTGCCGTTCACGGTGCCGCCGCGTGATGCGTTTATCGACAAAATGACCGAACTTGGCATTGGTGACGGCACACGGACCGTCGTTTACGACCAAAATGCCCTTGTCGGCGAATCAGTCGCCGCTTCGTACTGGGCATCGCGGCTTGCATGGCAACTGCGCTACGAAGGGTTCGATCAAATCGCCATTTTAGAAGGCGGCTTGCAGAAATGGCAAGCGGAAGGCCGCGACTTATCAACAGGCCAGACGGCTTATCCAAAAGCCAGCTTCACTGGAGAACGGCAAGACGCTATGCTCGCCACGAAAGAAGATGTCCGAAAAGCGATCGATGACGAAGACACCGTCCTCATCGATAGCCTGTCCCCTGAAGAATTCCAGGGCAGCCACATTCCAAGCAGCCACAATGTCTTTTTCGGCGTTCATGCAGACGAACAGTCCAAAGCATTGCACGACGATGAAAAGCTGCGTGCTGCTTTTGAACAGACCGGCGCACTCGATCCTGGCAAAAAAGTCATCACGTATTGCGGCGGCGGCATTGCGGCAACGTGGAACGCCTTGATGTTGAATAAACTCGGACAGCCGAATGTTGCCGTATACGACGGCTCCATGAACGAATGGACAAGCGACCCGTCTTGCCCGGTCGTCAAAAGCGAAACTCGCTAA
- a CDS encoding SRPBCC family protein — translation MEYQKSVYIDRPIDEVYHYAINPSDWFQWYVGLSEPENLVGQGETGTTMDMKYTMLGMHLPIEVEVVETGKDGNGYSWRGTVKGAITSEQFWTYIPEGKGVEISLDMNYELPGKLVGKVANKLIIQKLMNNSLEQTLNNLKAVCETSDTYSMNAD, via the coding sequence GTGGAATATCAAAAAAGCGTCTATATTGACCGGCCGATTGATGAAGTTTACCATTACGCAATCAACCCGAGCGATTGGTTCCAATGGTACGTCGGCCTTTCGGAACCCGAAAACCTGGTTGGCCAAGGAGAGACCGGCACGACCATGGACATGAAATACACGATGCTCGGAATGCATTTGCCGATTGAAGTTGAAGTCGTGGAAACGGGAAAAGATGGCAATGGATACTCATGGAGAGGCACCGTCAAAGGAGCGATCACATCCGAACAATTCTGGACCTATATCCCGGAAGGAAAGGGCGTCGAAATCTCTTTGGACATGAATTATGAACTGCCTGGTAAATTGGTGGGCAAAGTCGCCAATAAACTCATCATCCAAAAACTGATGAACAATTCCTTGGAGCAAACCTTGAACAATTTAAAAGCCGTCTGCGAAACGTCCGACACCTACAGCATGAATGCGGACTGA
- a CDS encoding AI-2E family transporter — translation MGPEQNKTAFSLAASWFMKWVLNNKAVSVLIILLLIQLNILLVPRISFIFEPLVALFGVMGLPLIMAGVLYYLLNPLIDWMESKKIHRIGAISIVLIAIIGLIVWGIATLIPVIREQTISLLDNWREYVDRFIAQVDAFFQNDLLSRLQTQLTGGEGDLSTSITEQADEVVGTTVSGIGNVFGIVSTTVLALITTPFVLFYLLKDGHHLPYHIMKFVPSRMREQTYRLLREMNMQISQYIRGQLLVAFFVGLMFWIGLSIIGLEYALTLGILAGALNLIPFLGTFIAVIPIVVIAIVLHSPLMLLKVLAVFTIEQTLEGRVVQPLVLGSSLNIHPVTIIAVLLTAGSLFGLPGVILGIPAYAVLKVMLVHLFTWYQSYTGMYADDYNPAPKPLVSEKKKKKLLKSKKKLT, via the coding sequence ATGGGACCGGAACAGAATAAAACAGCGTTCAGCCTTGCCGCTTCCTGGTTCATGAAATGGGTGCTGAACAATAAAGCGGTATCAGTACTGATCATTTTGTTATTGATTCAATTGAATATTCTATTGGTGCCGAGAATCAGCTTCATTTTCGAGCCGCTTGTGGCCTTGTTCGGCGTCATGGGCTTGCCGCTCATCATGGCAGGAGTCCTGTATTATCTGCTCAATCCGTTGATCGACTGGATGGAGTCCAAGAAAATCCATCGCATCGGGGCGATTTCCATCGTTCTCATTGCAATCATTGGCCTAATTGTCTGGGGCATTGCCACTTTGATCCCGGTTATCCGTGAGCAGACCATCAGCCTGTTGGATAATTGGCGTGAGTATGTGGACCGTTTCATCGCACAAGTCGATGCGTTCTTCCAGAATGATTTGCTGTCGAGGCTTCAGACGCAATTGACTGGAGGGGAGGGCGATTTATCGACGTCGATTACGGAGCAAGCCGATGAAGTGGTGGGGACGACTGTCAGCGGCATCGGCAATGTCTTCGGCATCGTCTCGACGACGGTCCTGGCGTTGATCACGACGCCCTTCGTCTTGTTCTATTTGCTGAAAGACGGCCATCATCTGCCGTATCACATCATGAAATTCGTGCCGTCGCGCATGCGCGAGCAAACTTACCGCTTGCTGCGAGAAATGAATATGCAGATCAGCCAATACATTCGCGGCCAGCTGCTCGTCGCATTCTTTGTCGGTTTGATGTTCTGGATCGGTTTGAGCATCATCGGCCTCGAATACGCATTGACGCTCGGCATACTGGCAGGCGCGTTAAACCTGATTCCGTTTTTGGGAACGTTTATCGCCGTCATTCCGATCGTCGTCATCGCCATCGTGTTGCATTCTCCGTTGATGTTGTTAAAAGTACTGGCTGTCTTTACGATTGAACAAACGCTGGAAGGGCGTGTGGTGCAACCGCTCGTTCTTGGAAGCAGCTTGAATATCCATCCGGTCACGATCATCGCGGTTCTTTTGACAGCCGGGAGTTTGTTCGGGCTGCCGGGAGTGATACTGGGCATTCCAGCTTATGCGGTGCTCAAAGTGATGTTGGTTCACTTGTTCACATGGTACCAATCCTATACAGGCATGTATGCCGATGATTACAATCCGGCACCGAAGCCTTTGGTTTCCGAAAAGAAAAAGAAGAAGCTGCTGAAAAGCAAGAAGAAACTGACTTAG